The window tctttgaaaaacagacctagtagtggtattgctatatcaaaggttatggacagttttatttccctttgggcacaaatacaaatttctctccagaagggttgtatcagttcacaattccaccaacagtgtaccagtgtcctagttttcccatatcccctttaacatggatcattttccttttttttgtcttattggtcaatttgattggtgtgaggtggtatttctgagttgttttaatttgcatttgtccaatcaatcatgatttagaacattttttcatatgactgtggatagccttaatttattcatctgaaattCAGGCTATTCTTGCATGGAATGTTATCCCATCTTATCTAcacttcctgacttccttcaagctCCAACTAAAATTCTTCCTTCTACAGGAAAGTTTTCCCAATTTCCTCTTAACTGTAGTGCCTTCTCTCTggttattatttctactttatcctagatataatttgtttttacttatttgCCTATTAGTTTGTGGGTTCCTGGAGAAGAGagactgtctttttcctttttttttcttaatctcctAGTACTTAGCAGAGGGTCTGACATATAGTATGCCCTTAATATTAATTGGTTCTTAAAGTAGATTTCATGGAAAGAACCTTTTGCTCTGAGAATTCTAAAAGTTTTAAGCAGTTGTAGATATCTCTAAATTTTCCATTTAACTTCTCCAACTCTCCAGATGAAATTGTCTGTTTGAGTGAAAATGTGTAGTGGAAATTTATGAATCCCTTGTCTTATGGTGGGGAGGGCCCAGATTGACCAGGTAATACCGAGTTTAAATTCTAGCATTGCCACTTAATAGTTACTTTACCTCAGGCACACTGCTTAATTTTCTACTCTTTCAACACATTTTTGTGAAAAACAGATTCTAAAACTTGGGCAATACTTGGCTTACATAGCTGCCAGGAAACTTTTGTCATTTGCAGAACCTAATCTTTTTGCTGATACTGGTCTGGGTATTGGAGGATCTTTTGGTTTCTTCAAAGAGGTATCTATTTTGCCCTACAAGGAGCACCTCTTTGATAGTAGACGGGCAGGGCAAGGGAGGCAGTAACTCATATTTTTAGTGAGCATTTTTgagcattttctcatttattcctcaAAATGAAGTGTTTTAAATGGTACTATCTCCAGTGTATAAATGTTGAGTCTGTAAATCAAATTattgagtgacttgttcatggtcatatATAGCTTTTGAGTAGAAGAACTAGGACTCACACCTTGACTGAGTGGAAATCATGTTGCAAATTCCCAGTGATCTGTTCTGATGGAAAATCAACCCATATCTGTGTAGGCCCTCAGCTTTGGTATGGTCAAAGGTGACCTAGGTCAAGACCAGGAAGAGTTAGGCTATACTGAGAGGCCACATGGTCACATTTCTCCAAGGTGAGAGGAGAATTCTCTTCCCTCCAAGATGCCTCGTTTTCAAGTTTCCCTTTGCTGAAGATTATCAAGTGAAAGCTGTATGACTATTTGTTGGTAATTTTGTAACTATCTCAACAGggtatgggttggactagatgacctttgaaggGCTTTCCAGCTTTTTAAGACTCTGACCCTATGATCCTTCTGTACCTTTAGTATGTGGAAAATAACAAGAATGCAGACAATGACTGGTTTCGACTGGAGTCCAACAAGGAAGGGACCCGGTAGGCATGGTTTCTGGGGAAGGGTGGGGTAAGGGTGAATTAGTGGATAGGTTTAGGGGTTTGACACCCCAAATCTCCTATGAGGGCTCTCCCCCTCCTTTCCAATCAATTCAGTGCTTGGGTAATGCTGCAGGCACAGCTCCCAGATTTCCAGTTTCCCTATTACCCCACACTACTTTTTCCACATTTATAGCTCAATCTTTGATATGGGTaggaaagaggggaagagaagtGGGTCTGAAATCTTGGAATTTATTTCAGATGGTTTGGAAAATGCTGGTACATCCATGATCTCCTTAAGTATGAGTTTGACCTCGAGTTTGATGTGAGTGTGGTGGGATAGAAAATGTGGTGGTGGGGAAAAATAGGGGAACCCTTAACATGCAAGCTAGCCTCCTGGGCTAATGATAATGAAGGCATGGCTAGCTCCATGGCCAGGGTTACAAAACCCTGCATGGGGAAGGTCGCATgtcattcttttattcttctagatCCCGATCACATATCCCTCTACTGCACCAGAGATTGCTGTCCCTGAACTGGATGGAAAGACGGCAAAGATGTATAGGTTGGGACTGAACTGGTGATGGGAGATGTTGGGAGAGCTTCATCTAGGATGGGCCGGGCAGTGATGGGCCTTTATTGACTTAATTTACCAGGCAGGGAAGgacattccatttctttttcagttgctGTTAGATCCTGTCGTTGAACAGTCTTgagtgttctttctttttctccccctcagGGGTGGCAAAATATGCCTAACGGAACACTTTAAACCCTTGTGGGCTAGAAATGTGCCCAAGTTTGGACTGGCTCATCTCATGGCTTTAGGGGTAAGTATGGCATGTGGAGATCTTTATTTGTAGATACCATATATAAAAATAGGTGTTGGGGTAGAGGCCAGAAAGG is drawn from Macrotis lagotis isolate mMagLag1 chromosome 5, bilby.v1.9.chrom.fasta, whole genome shotgun sequence and contains these coding sequences:
- the UFC1 gene encoding ubiquitin-fold modifier-conjugating enzyme 1, coding for MADEATRRVVSEIPVLKTNAGPRDRELWVQRLKEEYQALIRYVENNKNADNDWFRLESNKEGTRWFGKCWYIHDLLKYEFDLEFDIPITYPSTAPEIAVPELDGKTAKMYRGGKICLTEHFKPLWARNVPKFGLAHLMALGLGPWLAVEIPDLIQKGVIQHKEK